In the genome of Eschrichtius robustus isolate mEscRob2 chromosome 2, mEscRob2.pri, whole genome shotgun sequence, the window CCAGCGGGCTCAGCTCCTGTGAACTGGGGGGCATCTCCTCCAGGCTGTGCGGTGCAAGGCCCCCGTAAAGGAACCCCTACTCTCCCCGTGGGTGCTCAGGGAAACCAGACCTGCGGGTGACTCTTGTGACACACCTGGTCAGCAGACAGGGGGCAGCCTGGTCCAGCCCAAaccacccaccctgccccccccacccacccccatcccgggGCTGTGGGATTTGCTGGGCAGAGGCCCTCTCCGTCCCACCTCAGAACCCACTGGGCCTCAAACCGGCGGCCAGGGGGCCAAGTCCGTCAAATTTTTGAGGCGTTGGTTATGTTGTGATTTGTTTTTCCCAACATTGAAAAATGCAGACTTCACACGTGAgcccagatttctggcttctctggagatttgggacgagCTGGCCCAACACTCTGAGACCCCTGCCTCCCCCGACCAGTAGGTGGCTTGAGACCCTCACCCAGACCTGCAGGTCTGGCAGGGCTCCAGAGGGGGACATGGGGTGACTACAGCCCCTGGGTGTGGGAAAAGGGTCACCCTGGACAAGCCCTTTCCCCTCTGGCACTGTTTCCCCAGGTGTGCCCAGTGGGAGGCCTAGGTGGTACTTACCAGAGTCCCAGGGCTCCGCCCCACCTCCTATGACCTcctgctcccccacccccttcaacCCCACCTGTGCTTCCCCATTCGGCCCAGCTACCGGGATGCAGGTTGGGTAAGCAGGCAACCCCCTTCTCCCCCCGGGGGCTGGTGCAGAGCTGCTCCTGGGGTTCTCTGGGCTGCCCCCCATCCCCAGCTAGAGTCCCAAGAGgggcaccccgcccccaccccagatGTGCCTCCGGACAGACTCGCAGCTCCAGAGCGAGGTCCCAGCTGCTCACCTGCCCCTCAGACCACCGAAGGCACCGGGAGCGTTCTGACCAGGACGGCTGGGTGCCTGGCAGCGGTGGCTAATGGCTGCCCATCCCGACCTGGGGGCCCCCGGGAAGGATGCCCTGGTTTTGTCCAGATACCCTTTGAAGGGCAGAAGCAGGCTTACAAGAACTGGAGAGCCAGTCCTGCTGCAGTGGTCTGTCCACCACTCCCGGCTTTACCCACCACCCAGCCCCCGTGCACCCTAACCTCGTTACGCCTCACCGGCTGAACGCCCCACGAGCTTTCTTGGTGAGACCCAGGCTCGGCGCAGACAGGAGCCGGGAGAGGATGAGGGGTCACACTTTATTGGGGAGTAGGAAGgtagggtggggagagaggcccATCACAGTGGCTCCTGCTCTGAGAAGAGCAGCAGACACCCTCTTCCTGGGCGTGTGGACGGGGCAGCGGTGAGGGGGACGCCCTCAGGGCGGCCACGTGCTCAGACCTGCAGTGACCCGACAGCACTGGCTTCTCACGGCAGGATGCTTGGCACCGCGGCTCCGCCTGGGACCTTCTGTAAAGGGCAGGGACTTGGCTCTGGCCCCACACAACCGAGCAGCCTCAGGAGGTGGATCTGGGGCGGGAGCCTCAGAAAAAGGGCCGTCTGTCCTCCACACCCAGACCAGGAGACCAACGGCCCAGGGGATGCGAGGGGACGGGTGGTGGGGGCGGCAGGGGCCTCACACAAACCTCACGACTCCCCTGGGGGGCTCACGAgatggttaaaaaagaaaagcagagcccCTAAGGGGCAGAATTCTACACACAGAAAACCCTagcttagtttttttttaaaaaggtgagaaAACGCGATTTGAATGCACAACATGGTTTGCTTTTGCCAGGTGGGCTTCCGTAAGAGGAAAGGGCACGGGGTTGTGCAAACGCTGGGATGGGCGCCTGCAGACTCGTCCTGGTCctgcggggaaggggaaggggaaggggaaggggaaggggaaggggcacTCGGACCAGCCTCAGGAGCAGGAGCCCCGCCCTCGGccgccccgccctcccctcccctcccccctcacctCTCAGCTGGAGTTCCTCTGGCGAACGTTCTTGTCTTTGTCGTTCACGTGGTGCCCGCTGCTCTTCCTGGTGACGGGAGGGCCAGACAGCTGCCCCTCATgcctcccagctctgcccagcGACCCGCCCGCCCCCAGCAAGGCAGGGACTTACAGTGGCGCAGAGCCGGCGTCCTCGTCTGTGCAGGTGCACAGCCACATGCAAGAGAGGAGAACGGGCTGTCAGCGGCGGGTCTGCTCACCAGGCCACGCACCGGGCGGCCCCATCCCGCGGGGCGCTGCCCTCAGCTTCCCCGACTGCAATGTGGGGGCCAGCCCGCCCCAGGACACGCACCCTCATGTGAGCTGTCTGGGGTCTCAGTGTGAGGGGCACCTGGGGGCCctgcctggcccccagccccacccacgggCAGGCGCCCCAGTGGCCCCATTACACAAGGCCAGGGGCTCGCTTGGTGCCACAGCCCTGGGCCCAAAGCAGCCTCCACAGGCGGAGACCAAGCCAATGGAGGGGCACTCACCGCGGAGGACGCCTGCTGGCAGCCcagtgaggaggagagaggggcaggTGAGGCCGTAAGGGCCGACAGACACCCCCAGCCAGGGAAGGGGGCGGGTGCCCCGGGGAGGCCCTGGGACACGGTGGCCAAGGGGGCTGACCCTCAGCCCCACACTCCCGGATAGCGGCCCCGGCCCCAGGGGTCCCCCCACCAGGAGGGGAGCAGAGGGCGTGCGGGGCCGGCTCACCATCTAGGACCTCGTCCGGCTTCCGCCGCTTCTCGTAGATGAAGATGATGGTGACCAGCACAAGCACCTCGGCCACGATGCCCAGGAAGGGCCAGAGGGCGGCGAAGCGGTTGCGCACGCGCAGCGTGATGACCGCCTGGTCAGCGCCCTCTGAGTTGGTGCCGTTGCAGACATACTTGCCGGGGTCTGAGCTCAGGTCCAGGTCTGGGATATGCAGCTCCGTCCTGGTCTCCGAGGAGACCACGAAGAACTTGTTCTGGGAGCTGTTAGCGATGGCCTGGTCCCCAGAGTCGGTCATCTTGGACCACAGCCAGTCGGCGACGGGCGGGAAGGAGTCCGACTTGCAGGCCAGCACCACAGTCTCCCCCTCAGTGGCGTGCTCCGACTTCTTCACCGCCTTGACGCTGGGGGGCCCTGCGGGGAGGAGGGCGAGCTGGAGTCTGACCCCGGGGCCGCGGGGCCAGAGCTGGAGCCGCCCTGCCcgcctccaccccagcccctcaGGCCCGGGGCCCCCAGGAGCCCACCCTTCACTTCCAGGTCGGTGCGGCCCGCATGCTCTGGAAGGAAGATGCAGGAGTACTGGCCCGAGCGATCGTCCGAGTCCACGCTGCAGGCAGACGCGGTGAGCGGGGTGTGAGCCGAGAAGCTTCTGTCCAAACCCTgccgggcaggggcggggggcggggggggggggggtggtgtctCCCCGGGGAGAAGGGACCAGGAGGTGCAGGGGCGGCAGGCAGCTTACCCCACACCCACATCCAGGAGCCCTGGGCTTCCAGAGCCGCTCCTCCCCCCAGACAAGGCTCCGCAGTGGCCCCGGCGGTGCTCAGAACCCAGCAAGCCAGGAACCGGGGTCCCCAGTGCGCCGGAAGGAAGGACGGGTCTTGGAGGTGGTGAAGTCTGGCAGCCACTGGACCCTCCCTGCATCCCGGGCCTCGGCCGTCTCCAAACCCCCGTCTGAGCCCGTTCCCAACATCTTTCCAGAGCCAGCCCGCTGACTACCACCCCCGTACTCGCTGACCAGAGGCCCCTGGAGACCAAGCAGGCCCCGCCCTTTCCTGCTGGGGCAGCCTCACTCACTCGTACTCGGTCCTCAGGCCGGGCAGCGCATCCTCCTTCAGCACCTTGCCCCCCTTCACCCAGCGGTGGCCCACAATCTCGGTGGCGCTGTGATTCAAGGCGCACGTGAGGCGGGTTCTGGAGCCATCATCATCTACGGAAGTCCAGATCCTGCTCCCTGGGCAgccaaagaagagaagagaatggtGTCAGGGGAGAACCCAAAGAGTCTGCCACTTCTCCCATCCCAACTCCCCAGAGGGAGAGAAGCCAGGGCTGGTACCCAGGGCCCAGAACCGCATGGGGCTCCTGGAAGGCCCTCCCCTCGGGGTCTGGGGCAGGATTCTGCCAGGAATTGTCCTAACTGGCTGGGCCTTGGGCGTGGGAACAGCAGCAGCGCCCACCCCGGTCCCAGAACAAGGACCAGGGCAGCGACTGCTGGGTCCAGCCCCGCAGCCCCAAAAGGTCTTTTCGGAAAGTTGAAGTCCATCACCGCCCAGGTCACCACCCCTGCTCTGGGTAGTCTTGCATGTTCCCCCTCTCTCCCACAACCAAGGCAAGGCCACCCGGGGTGGGTGGGACAGGTGTGCTCAGGCCACGGGGGCCAGGGGGCTGCAGCGGCCCCGTCCTGGAGGTGCCTGCTTCCCAGAAGGCCGCATGTGCCACAAACCTCCATACAAATGACAGTCTGTCCTCCTGCCTGGGGCGCTGGGGCGACTCCCAGCAGCCCTTCCGCTCAATTTCCAACCAGGCAACCTCCCCATTCAATACGACCTTCTCTTTGCGAACCAAAATGTGAAGCCAGTTAGAACCAGACAGTGAGAAGCACGCTGACAGTTCTGGAGCCAGGAGACTGGGCTTGAGCTGGGGAGGGCTCCTCTCCAGGGACCAGGGGCAGGAGACCCCAGACCTCTGGGCGTTCAGGGAGGGGGCCAGGACGGCAGGCCAGAATGAGGACCCCTTTGCTGGGGGTCAGGCCGCACCTCCAGATGCTGACCTTCAGTGAATGTCCACACCAGAGCCCTATCCCAGGGCTGGGAGCAGGTGTCCTGGGGATACTCCTGTCAAGCCACCCGGGATCCCGGGGCAGCACAGGGCTGCCCGCGCTGTCCTTGGGGACAGTGGGGACTTTATAAAGCCGGGTCCAAGGCACAGTGGTGTCTACCAGGTAGCGCCTGTTTCTCCAGAACCGTCACCCGAGGCGACCCTTGGAGAAGGCCACGCCCACAGGACTTGGGCACAGAGGGAGCCGGCCCAGAGGCCTCTGGCATAAAATGAGGTGAAAGCAGAATCCAGGACTGCACTGGAACAGTTCAGCCAGTAGGAAAGCAGCCAGGCTGCGGGGCCCCAACACCCACCGGGCAGGCCGCCACCCCGGACTCCCGCTTCCTCACTGGGGTCACACGGTGACTTCTGACGGCACAACTGTGTGAGCACAGACAAAGCACATGAAGCTAAGCAGAATGGTCGCAGGTCATGACCCCCGGCTGGACTCGGCACCAGGAACCCTCCGGCTGACGCCCAATAGTCCAACCCAGAGGCAAGATGTCCTGACAGCACGAGAAGATGGTGTCCGGCCACACCGGACAGCAGAGCCTGCTCGGGCTCCCCCGTCCTCATGGACTCCTTAGTCGCTAAGAAAATTAAAGCTCAAATCCCAGGACAGACTTCACAGCTGGGCCGCTTTCTGGAACGACCGCGGGCAGAGCACACATCTCCTTGGGCATCTGAGATCGCGCCTGGGCCTGTGTGTTAGGTCCTGGGTGGGCTGGCCGCACGCAGGCCCCAGCGCCCCCGCTGCATTCTGGTCCGGGGGATGCCAGCCTCCTTCGGGTGGAAGAGGCGGGACCCGAGGCCAGCGCGTGCACAGAACACGTGCAGGGCCTGGCGGGGCCTCTTCCTGAGCCGCCAGCCCTCACCGCCCCGCCAGCCCTCACCGCCCCGCCTCTGGCCACCTGCTGGCTCTTTCTTCAAAAGGGGACAGGATGTCTCAGAAGTCCGGGCCAGCAGGGACTGAAGCAAAGGCGGCCCCTCTGCAGCTCCAGGTGCTCCCCGCTCCTGGGGGCACACCCGCAGCAGTGCCCGCACGTGTGCATGGACACGTAGGTGCAGAGGCACACGCGGCACATGCGTGTGCACCGGCCGTGTAGGAGAGCACACCTGGCTGGCCACAAGGCCCCGGGGACAGGCCGGCCTTCACGTCCGCCCCCTGGCAACTCAGGCCTCAGGCCAGGCGGTTACAGGCAGACAGAGGCGTGAGGCTGGACCTCTGCGTCACTTTCACCAAAGGCCTCCGGAAACCCGCATTTCTCCGTCAAGATTTCCCCAAGACTGCAGAACCAGCAGCTCCGTACAGAGCTGGGAGGTGAGTCAGGGCAGGAAGTGAGGCCAGAGGTGGCGCTTCGCCCAGACAGGGCCTGCCTCTGCACCCTGGAGCCTCGGACAGGGGCGCTCAGGCAGGTCTTACCCAGGCCCCACCCTGCCTCCTGGAGGAGAGAGGAGTGCCCGCAGGTCTCCTCCAGGTGGCAGCAGGGCGGGGCCTCAGCTCTCAGAGAGGGGCAGAGGTGGGCCCCAACTCCACGCCTCCCGGGGGTCTGCAGAGGCCAACGGGCTGGCCAGCCTCGCCCGGGAGAGCCCTCCCTGCCTGAGGCCCCGCAGGCCGCAGGCCAACACCCCTGTCCTGGCCAGAGGGACACACGCAGCAAGGGAGCCAGCCCGTCCGCCCCAGTCATCTGCCACAGGCCGGTCACCCATCCGCAACAGGCCGGGTCACTCCAAGGTGGGTACTGGGTTGTGGCCCCCAGGGCCACCACAGAGACTGCTGCCACTGGGGATGTAACATCTGTGACACTGACAGGTCACTGGGACAGGGCCATTAGAAAGAATGCCTCAAAATGCTCCTCAGGGGGCGGTGACGGGAAAAGGGTGAAAAGCCCACCCTCCACAACCCCCAGCCACGCCCAGCGCCCAGGAGGCCCGGGGCAACACCCCAAAAACTCACAAGGGCCCCGGCCGTGCACAGGCAGGCCCTCCCAGAGCCCTGGGAACCCGAGAGCGCCTGACCCTCCTTCCCGACCATGTGACTGCAACCCATGTTTTCAAGTAAAGTCACCTTCATCTAAAAACAGCCAcccctcctctgtgcccactCGGCAGCCGGGCCGGGCGGGGCGCAGGGCCAGGCAGGCCTTGGGTACACATCCTGGAGGGAGCTATCGGGACGAGGCGGTGGCCAGGAGAGACCGCCTCTGGGAGGCCAGCCCCGGGCTGCTCACCCCTCCAATCCTGCGGGCTCGGGGCTCCGGCCCCTcacccaaggctcagagagggacccAGCTAGCAAGTCCGTGCCTGCCCACCAGCCGCGCCAGGACCACAGGGCCCTGCACAGCCTGGAGAGCAGGGCTCTCCCAGCAGGAGGACCAACCTGGGGCCTCAGGCGATGGGGGCACCGAAGACACCTGCTCCAGCAGAGTCCCCTGAGGCAGGTTTCTGGAGAGCTGACCTGGCCAGGAAAGGCAAACACTGCCACGAACTCACTCACCCCAGGCAGAAAAAGGACGCATGACCCAGACTTTCAGGTCTTTCCCAGAGTCCCTGGGAAAGGTGGAAAGTGAAAAAGGAGGACAAGGCACAGATACAGTCCCAGGGGGATTCAGACGCGGCGTAAATAAACCAGGACCGCCCACTGCACACACTCACGTGGTGTGAGTGTGTAAGAGCAACCCCACAGACAAGGGTGATGGATCGGAGGAGCTGTGCCCCCAGCAGAACACCGAGGGCCCTCCTTCCCCGCTGGCTGGCGAGGGCTGCGTCTAAAGGGCTCAGGCTGCCAGGCACTCACCTTGCCCGCCAGGGGCCTCGTCCACAGGGCGGTCAATAAATGGCCGTTTTGATTATGAGGCAAAAGAAAGAGGCGAACTGAGATCTAAAAGTAGGTCAGCAGTAAGCCGGTGAAGCTTCTCTAAGGGGCAGCCCCTCCCATGCCCTAGGGCAGCTGCCACGCCCCTCAGAGCCCACCTGCTCCTGCCTCCCTTGTGGGAAGAGCCCCAGACCCTGCTGGTCTGCACTTTGTTCTCTACACGCTGGTCACTATAAATCGTTAACCCAGAACCAAACGGGAAGTCGCGCtccatacaggaaaaaaaatctctttcaggCAAAAGAGAGGCTGCCCTGCTTTCTCCCAGAAAAGCACGCCTTAAC includes:
- the BSG gene encoding basigin; translated protein: MAAVWLVVLGLVLLSAQGDFGAGSRIWTSVDDDGSRTRLTCALNHSATEIVGHRWVKGGKVLKEDALPGLRTEYDVDSDDRSGQYSCIFLPEHAGRTDLEVKGPPSVKAVKKSEHATEGETVVLACKSDSFPPVADWLWSKMTDSGDQAIANSSQNKFFVVSSETRTELHIPDLDLSSDPGKYVCNGTNSEGADQAVITLRVRNRFAALWPFLGIVAEVLVLVTIIFIYEKRRKPDEVLDDEDAGSAPLKSSGHHVNDKDKNVRQRNSS